The Nycticebus coucang isolate mNycCou1 chromosome 8, mNycCou1.pri, whole genome shotgun sequence genome has a window encoding:
- the LRRN1 gene encoding leucine-rich repeat neuronal protein 1, with amino-acid sequence MARMSFLGAACPLVLGLLMTSLTESSMQNSECPQLCVCEIRPWFTPQSTYREATTVDCNDLRLTRIPSNLSSDTQVLLLQSNNIAKTVDELQQLFNLTELDFSQNNFTNIKEVGLANLTQLTTLHLEENQITEMTDYCLQDLSNLQELYINHNQISTISANAFSGLKNLLRLHLNSNKLKVIDSRWFDSTPNLEILMIGENPVIGILDMNFKPLSNLRSLVLAGMYLTDIPGNALVGLDSLESLSFYDNKLVKVPQLALQKVPNLKFLDLNKNPIHKIQEGDFKNMLRLKELGINNMGELVSVDRYALDNLPELTKLEATNNPKLSYIHRLAFRSVPALESLMLNNNALNAVYQKTVESLPNLREISIHSNPLRCDCVIHWINSNKTNIRFMEPLSMFCAMPPEYKGQQVKEVLIQDSSEQCLPMISHDTFPNHLNMDIGTTVFLDCRAMAEPEPEIYWVTPIGNKVTIETLSEKYKLSSEGTLEISNIQIEDSGRYTCVAQNVQGADTRVATIKVNGTLLDGTQVLKIYVKQTESHSILVSWKVNSNVMTSNLKWSTATVKIDNPHITYTARVPVDVHEYNLTHLQPSTDYEVCLTVSNIHQQTQKSCVNVTTKNAAFALDISDQETSTALAAVMGSMFAVISLASIAVYFAKRFKRKNYHHSLKKYMQKTSSIPLNELYPPLINLWEGDSEKDKDGSADTKPTQVDTSRSYYMW; translated from the coding sequence ATGGCTAGGATGAGCTTTCTTGGAGCAGCTTGCCCGTTGGTGCTGGGCTTGCTAATGACTTCATTAACTGAGTCTTCCATGCAGAATAGCGAGTGCCCACAACTTTGTGTATGTGAAATCCGTCCCTGGTTTACCCCACAGTCCACATACAGAGAAGCCACCACCGTTGATTGCAATGATCTCCGCTTAACAAGGATTCCCAGCAACCTTTCTAGTGACACACAAGTGCTTCTCTTACAGAGCAATAACATTGCAAAAACTGTGGATGAGCTGCAGCAGCTTTTCAACTTGACTGAGCTAGATTTCTCCCAAAACaactttacaaatattaaagAAGTAGGGCTGGCAAACCTGACCCAGCTCACCACTCTGCATTTGGAGGAAAATCAGATTACGGAGATGACTGATTACTGTCTGCAAGACCTCAGCAACCTTCAAGAACTCTACATCAACCACAACCAGATTAGCACTATTTCTGCTAATGCTTTTTCAGgcttaaaaaatcttttaaggcTTCACCTGAACTCTAACAAATTGAAGGTTATTGACAGTCGCTGGTTTGATTCTACACCCAACTTGGAAATTCTCATGATTGGAGAAAACCCTGTGATTGGAATTCTGGATATGAACTTCAAACCCCTCTCAAATTTGAGAAGCTTAGTTTTGGCAGGAATGTATCTCACTGATATTCCTGGAAATGCCTTGGTAGGCTTGGATAGCCTCGAGAGCCTGTCTTTTTAtgataacaaactggtcaaagTCCCTCAATTAGCCCTGCAAAAGGTTCCAAATTTGAAATTCTTAGACCTCAATAAAAACCCCATTCACAAAATCCAAGAGGGAGATTTCAAAAATATGCTGCGGTTAAAGGAACTGGGTATCAATAATATGGGGGAACTCGTTTCTGTTGACCGGTATGCCCTAGATAACTTGCCTGAACTCACAAAGTTAGAAGCCACCAATAATCCCAAACTATCTTATATCCACCGCCTGGCTTTTCGAAGTGTTCCTGCCCTGGAAAGCTTGATGTTGAACAACAATGCCTTGAATGCCGTATACCAAAAGACAGTCGAATCCCTTCCCAATCTTCGTGAGATTAGTATCCACAGCAATCCCCTGAGGTGTGATTGTGTCATCCATTGGATTAACTCCAACAAAACAAACATCCGCTTCATGGAGCCCTTATCCATGTTCTGTGCCATGCCGCCGGAATACAAAGGGCAGCAGGTGAAGGAAGTTTTAATCCAGGATTCAAGTGAACAGTGCCTCCCAATGATATCTCATGACACGTTCCCAAATCACTTAAACATGGATATTGGGACAACGGTTTTCCTAGACTGTCGGGCCATGGCTGAGCCAGAACCTGAAATTTATTGGGTCACTCCCATTGGAAATAAGGTAACTATAGAAACCCTTTCAGAAAAATACAAGCTAAGTAGTGAAGGCACTCTGGAAATATCTAACATACAAATTGAAGACTCAGGAAGATACACGTGTGTTGCCCAGAATGTCCAAGGGGCAGACACTCGAGTAGCAACAATTAAGGTTAATGGGACCCTTCTGGATGGTACTCAGGTGCTAAAAATATATGTCAAGCAAACAGAATCCCATTCCATTTTAGTGTCCTGGAAAGTTAATTCCAATGTCATGACGTCCAACTTAAAATGGTCAACTGCTACTGTGAAGATCGACAACCCCCATATAACATATACTGCAAGAGTCCCAGTAGATGTCCATGAATACAACCTAACACATCTTCAGCCATCCACAGATTATGAAGTGTGTCTGACAGTGTCCAACATTCATCAGCAGACTCAAAAGTCCTGCGTAAATGTCACAACCAAAAATGCCGCCTTCGCCCTGGACATCTCTGATCAAGAAACCAGCACAGCCCTTGCTGCAGTAATGGGGTCCATGTTTGCTGTCATTAGCCTTGCGTCCATTGCTGTGTACTTTGCCAaaagatttaagagaaaaaattacCACCATTCACTAAAAAAGTATATGCAAAAAACCTCTTCAATCCCACTAAATGAGCTATACCCACCACTCATTAACCTCTGGGAAGGCGACAGCGAGAAGGACAAAGATGGTTCTGCAGACACCAAGCCGACCCAGGTCGACACATCCAGAAGCTATTACATGTGGTAA